In a single window of the Cucumis melo cultivar AY chromosome 11, USDA_Cmelo_AY_1.0, whole genome shotgun sequence genome:
- the LOC103499676 gene encoding uncharacterized protein LOC103499676, with amino-acid sequence MDTLEEEEEYNWREVRLPSLIPVVPEPELERETAERRRGRDILIAVDHGPNSKHAFDWALIHFCRLADTIHLVHAVSNVKNELVYEFSQGLMEKLAVEAFEVAMVRTVARIVQGDAGKVICKEAEKLKPAAVVMGTRGRSLIQSVLQGSVSEHVFHNCKSAPVVIVPGKEAGETSVI; translated from the exons ATGGATACAttagaggaggaagaagaataCAACTGGAGAGAAGTCCGGCTTCCGTCGCTTATCCCAGTGGTGCCGGAGCCAGAGCTAGAGAGAGAGACGGCGGAGAGACGCCGCGGGCGAGACATCCTTATCGCCGTCGATCACGGTCCCAACAGCAAGCACGCTTTCGATTGGGCTTTAATCCATTTCTGCCGCCTCGCTGACACCATCCATTTAGTCCACGCCGTTTCCA ATGTGAAGAATGAATTAGTTTATGAGTTCAGCCAGGGATTGATGGAGAAGCTTGCAGTGGAGGCCTTTGAAGTGGCCATG gTTAGGACTGTGGCAAGGATTGTGCAAGGAGATGCAGGGAAGGTTATTTGTAAAGAAGCAGAGAAGTTGAAGCCTGCTGCTGTTGTTATGGGCACTAGAGGAAGAAGCTTGATTCAAAG TGTTTTGCAAGGAAGTGTGAGTGAGCATGTCTTCCACAACTGCAAATCAGCACCTGTTGTTATAGTTCCTGGGAAAG AAGCTGGAGAAACATCTGTGATTTGA